The following coding sequences lie in one Apium graveolens cultivar Ventura chromosome 3, ASM990537v1, whole genome shotgun sequence genomic window:
- the LOC141714464 gene encoding uncharacterized protein LOC141714464 produces the protein MGHVFFNKFKEKVKNQKRILDSLRDKYDDGSVKQFLIEKERLNEILMHEEIYWKHRAKLFWLKEGDANTRFFHACASVRRKTTHLKFLETKVGHRVETLEEMGEVVKGYFEGVFKEPETQIVNTPMEVPRMVTQEQNRMLTKDVTFEEFTIECCREWLKDCKYPADLNKFQSAFIVGRSTTDNVVVAFELIYHMKRKGRSQEGEVALKLDISKAYDRVNWQYLKQRMIDRAQANGMIHGSRVSPTAPEITHLLFADDSFLFFRASREEAIRVRDILKGYENFSEIERMFNQYWWVSNLAQGRGIKWHSWDNMSMSKDRGGMGFRILQGLLRVKGLVIFGRGFRLQKNLSSLGLDGSLETEEMNLSRLCTKLWNESKIIDMFSATYAIAILAISVPQRDVGDRVAWSRSKNGLYDVKTGYQLWHDQHIGDNLVPRSSGWSRLWKLHVPHKIKILMWRLCRNNLPVRDRLKAKGVSILVSCPMCNADLEHIMHLFFECQFVESCWRSVDLSFDMRNVTSAQEWLLKKFSEASHEELGKIYVVLWGVWYWRNKRVWEGKMINPKLAIEGSFRTVEDWRKVRGGEKETTDADTFTIGMLIRDHRGHFLEGRSLTLAVDGDVVNLLEIGHVVDQCKTFLQNMPEVYVHHIRRQANGMAHGLAKISYLIDYFFVFTSPPTHLVETYLSDISI, from the exons ATGGGTCATGTTTTCTTTAACAAAttcaaggagaaagtcaagaaccAGAAGCGTATATTGGATTCTCTGCGTGATAAATATGATGATGGAAGTGTGAAACAGTTTCTAATTGAAAAGGAAAGGCTTAACGAAATTCTGATGCATGAGGAAATATATTGGAAACATAGAGCTAAACTTTTTTGGTTGAAGGAGGGAGATGCTAATACACGATTTTTCCATGCTTGTGCTTCTGTTCGGAGAAAGACGACTCACTTAAAGTTTCTAGAAACAAAGGTTGGTCATCGTGTAGAAACATTGGAGGAAATGGGAGAGGTAGTGAAGGGTTATTTTGAAGGGGTGTTCAAGGAGCCAGAAACGCAAATTGTGAATACTCCTATGGAAGTCCCAAGAATGGTTACTCAAGAACAGAACAGGATGCTGACAAAGGATGTTACTTTCGAGGAATTCACTATTGAATGTTGTAGAGAATGGCTGAAAGATTGTAAGTATCCTGCAGATTTGAACA AGTTTCAATCAGCATTTATAGTAGGTAGAAGCACCACTGATAATGTGGTGGTGGCTTTTGAGCTTATTTATCATATGAAGAGGAAGGGGCGAAGTCAAGAAGGTGAGGTGGCCCTTAAACTGGATATCAGTAAAGCATACGACAGAGTTAATTGGCAGTATTTAAAGCAAAGAATGATAG ATAGAGCTCAAGCAAATGGGATGATTCATGGCAGTCGTGTTAGCCCAACTGCCCCTGAAATTACTCATCTCCTTTTTGCGGACGATAGTTTCTTATTCTTTCGTGCAAGTAGGGAGGAAGCTATTCGTGTGAGGGATATCTTGAAAGGTTATGAAAACTTCTCAG AGATTGAGCGTATGTTTAATCAATACTGGTGGGTTTCGAATTTAGCTCAGGGTCGAGGGATTAAATGGCACTCGTGGGATAATATGAGTATGTCAAAAGATAGGGGTGGTATGGGGTTTAGAATTCTTCAGGG GCTTCTAAGGGTCAAGGGTCTAGTTATATTTGGGAGGGGATTTAGACTGCAAAAGAATCTCTCAAGTCTGGGTTTAGATGGGTCATTGGAGACG GAAGAAATGAACTTGTCCCGTCTCTGTACAAAGCTGTGGAATGAGAGTAAGATCATAGACATGTTTAGTGCAACATATGCAATTGCTATTCTGGCAATTTCTGTGCCCCAACGAGATGTTGGTGATAGAGTAGCGTGGTCCAGGTCTAAGAACGGTTTATATGATGTTAAGACGGGATATCAATTGTGGCATGATCAACATATCGGTGATAATTTGGTGCCTCGGTCGAGTGGTTGGAGTCGCCTTTGGAAGCTTCATGTTCCACATAAAATTAAGATACTTATGTGGCGTTTATGCAGGAATAATTTACCAGTCCGTGATCGTCTTAAAGCAAAGGGTGTTTCGATACTTGTCTCTTGTCCTATGTGTAATGCAGATTTAGAACACATTATGCATCTCTTTTTTGAATGCCAGTTTGTAGAAAGTTGCTGGAGATCAGTGGATTTATCTTTTGATATGAGAAATGTTACATCTGCTCAGGAGTGGCTTTTGAAAAAGTTTTCTGAGGCATCTCATGAGGAGTTGGGGAAAATCTATGTAGTTTTATGGGGAGTGTGGTACTGGAGGAATAAACGAGTGTGGGAAGGCAAGATGATTAATCCAAAGTTAGCTATAGAAGGTAGTTTTCGTACAGTGGAAGATTGGAGAAAAGTCAGGGGAGGAGAAAAGGAAACTACAG ATGCAGACACTTTTACTATTGGTATGCTTATTCGTGATCACAGAGGCCATTTCTTGGAGGGAAGATCTTTGACGTTG GCAGTTGATGGTGATGTTGTTAATCTCTTGGAGATTGGACATGTTGTGGATCAATGCAAAACTTTCCTGCAGAACATGCCTGAGGTCTATGTTCATCACATTCGAAGACAAGCAAACGGGATGGCTCATGGCTTAGCAAAAATTTCTTATTTGATAGATTATTTTTTTGTATTTACGTCTCCTCCTACACATCTGGTGGAGACTTATTTAAGTGATATTTCTATTTAA